The DNA region CAGCAGGTGCCCGCCGGTCGGTGTCCCGGAGAAGGCCCGCATCACCCGGGCGCTGCGCGGCCCCCACACGGTCACGAAACGCCGGTACGCCTGCGCGTCACGTTCCCCGCAGGCCGCGGCGATGGAGGCGCAGGTGCGGTCCAGATCCTGATGGAACACGATCGGCGGCAGCCCGCTGCCGGGCGGCGCGGGCGCGAAAGCCCAGGGGTCGCAATCGATGTAGCGCAGCCCGAACCGGGCCAGCTGCAGCTCCTCGATGATCCCGGTGTGGCGGATCATGATGTGCGCCGACGAGCCCCGATCGATCAGATGCCCGGGGAAGCGTTCCACCGTGGACACCGCCCCGCCGAGCACGGTGTCACGTTCGAGCACCTCGACCCGGTGCCCGGCCCGCGCGAGATAGCAGGCGGCGACCAGCGCGTTGTGCCCGGAGCCGACGATGACGATGTCGCGGGAACCGATGTCACGCCTGCTCACAGGGGCAGCCGCCGCCCGAGGACCGCGAACCGCCGGGTGTCGCCGGAGAAGATGAAGTGCCGCACCACATCCCCGAATCCCTGGCGCCGGTACAGCCGCCAGGCCCGGTTGGACTCGCGGTCCACCTCCGGGGTGGACAGCAGCACGGTGCGCTCGGGCCGGTTCTGCAGCAGCCGGGTGAGCAGGATCTCGCCGAGCCCGCGTCCCTGTGCGGCGGGGTGGACGTGCAGTTCGGTCAGTTCGAAGTAGTCCGAAAGCAGTTCGCGCGCGCCCTGTTCGGGCCAGCCGGTGCGCCGCATGCCGCTGTACACCTGCTGATGCCACCACTGGTGGGGCGCGCCGTGATACCCGTAGGCGATGGCCACGATGGGCGCGGTGCGCAGGTCGAGGCGGCCGTCGTCGTCGGGCAGCACCGCGGCCACGGCCTGCCAGCCGGGGCGGGTGGTGTGCTCGGTCCACATGGGTGCGCGCTGGTGTTCGGTGCCGCGGGGGTAATCCATCGCCGCGACGTAGACCGCCAGTGCGTCGTGCAGGCGGTGGCGCAGGGTCGCGGCCGACATGTCGACGACGACGGGTGCCGGCGTCGGTTTGGGGGTGACTGCGGTCATCTGCTGGACGCAACTCTCGTTGGCGCGGACGGATGGATCGACAGTAGCGCCACGGCAGGACGTCAACTTGTCGGTGGGTCTCCCTATATTCAAACCCAACAGAAACCTTCGAATGCCTGTTCGATCACTCTCGCGGGTGAAATGCCTGACGAGGACCGGTTGTCCCGGGAGTCGGCGAATCGGGTGTCGAGTGGGGAGGTACGCGAAATGACCGGGAAAATCGAACGTCCGGGACAGCCCGGCCGGGCCGGCGACCTGCTGGGCAAGGCCGGCGGGCTGTTGGCCGAGGCGCGGGGGGAGTCCGATCCGGTGGAGCGGTTCCGCATCGCCTACCTGGCGGCGCTGCGCGGGGCGGGCGCGGTGCTCGCGCTCACCGGCGCGGACCGGGCGCCGCGGGCGCGCTCGCGCAACGCCTGGGTCCTGATGCAGCGCGCGGCACCGGAATTCGTCATGTGGTCGGACTACTTCACCGGCCAATCCGAGACCCGCGCGGCGCTCGAGGCGGGGCTGCCGGGCCCATCGACGATCACCGCGCGGACGAGTTCGCTTCGCGGGTAGGCGCATTCCTGCACGACGTCGCTGATCTGGTGGCTGTTGCGTCTCGGATGCGTCCCAGTTCAGGGTGGGTGAACGGAATGCCGGCGTGAGTATCGGCGAGTAGGTGGTCCGGTTCTGATCGAACTCGTATTATTGGTGGCAGATAGCCGCCAAGGTCGGCTACCCGTCGTCTACCCGGAGGCGACAGCCACCACCTAGTGCCGGGGGAGGTACCGTGCCACTCTCCGAGCACGAGCAGCGCATGCTCGAACAGATCGAGAGCGCGCTCTATGCTGAGGATCCGAAGTTCGCCTCGACTGTTCGGGGTGGACGGTTACGTTCTGCCACCGGTCGGCGCAGACTTCAGGCGGCCGCCCTGTTCGCCCTCGGTCTGTTTCTGTTGGTGGCCGGTATTGCCGCACCGTTCAAGCCGGGCGGTTTCCCGATCATCAGTCTCGTCGGCTTCATCGTCATGTTCGGCGCGGGTGTGCTGTTGCTGATCGGTGGCCCCCGCATGGGTGGTTCGTCCGGTCACGCGCCGGACGCGCATCCGAGTGCGGGCGGCGCTTCCGGCGCCGGCCGCGGCAAGCCCCGTAAGCAGGGCGGGTTCTCCGCGCGGATGGAGGACCGGTTCCGCAAGAGGTTCGAACAGGACAGTTGACCGGCCTGCCGATAACTGAAGAACTTCACGACACGCCGTGACGCCACACCGATTTAAGGTGTGGCGTCACGGCGTTTCTGGTTGGTAGGGATTCGGCGTGTCGGGCGTCGTCCCCGATTCCCCACACCTCCCCACGGGGGTTCCCCACACCGCCCCACGGGTGCCGGATATGCACGCTATCTGCGGGTTTGCTGGCGGTTGTCGGGTGCCCGCCGGCGCGCGTCGCGCGTGTCGGGGGAACTGCGCGAAATCTTCCCCACCACCGTGATAGCTGGTGTGACCTGCGAAGTTCGCCAAGCGGGGACCGAGATCACCGCTGCTTTCGATTGAAAGTGGGGGAAAGTGGGGTAATGTGGAGCCCGCACTACAGGAGGCCGAACAGTCGAGAGGGTGATCCGGCAGGAGGTGTCGAGGCGTGTTTCTCGGTACCTATACCCCTCGGTTGGACGACAAAGGGCGACTGACGTTGCCTGCGAAGTTCCGGGACGAGCTGGCGGGAGGGTTGATGGTCACGAAGGGACAGGACCACAGCCTTGCCGTATATCCCAAGGACGAGTTCACCGCGCTCGCGCGGAGAGCCGCGGCCGCATCCCGATCGAACCCGCAGGCCCGTGCATTCGTCCGGGCCTTGGCGGCTTCCAGTGATGAGCAACGTCCGGACGCACAGGGCCGGATCATGCTGTCGGCAGAGCATCGCCGCTACGCCAATCTCTCCAAGGATTGCGTGGTGATCGGCTCGGTCGACTTCCTCGAAATATGGGACAAGACGGCGTGGGATTCCTACCTCGCCGAGCACGAGGAGGACTACTCGCAGGCCAGAGACGAGTCGCTGGGCGAGATCTTCTAGCCCGCAGCGAGGCGAGTGCCCTGCGGCCTCTGCCCGACACCGACCCTGACGTACTTCCCCAACGCCAGGTGCGGTGCTTCGGTCAGAGACCACGGGGCATTCGCCTAACCTTCGAAGGTCGTTTTTTGATATGGCCACCGTCGCTCGCGACCCCGTATGGCCGTGCGAATGAACGTGAGGCAGTGAATTCCGGGAGGTCCTAGGTGCACCAGAGCAGTGACGGCCCCCGCCATGTTCCGGTACTCCTCCATCGCGCAGATGAAATCCTCGGTCCCGCACTGCATTCCGAGGGCGCGGTCTACCTGGACTGCACGCTCGGTCTCGGCGGTCACGCCGAGTACTTCCTGCAGACGTACCCGAACATCAGACTCGTCGGCCTGGATCGCGACACCGCCGCGCTGAAGCTGGCGGGGGAGCGACTGGCGCCGTTCCGGGACCGGATCACCCTGGTGCACACCAGATATGACGGCATCCCGAACGCGCTCGAGCAGGCCGGCCTGCCCGAAAAGGGCTCGGTCAGCGCCATTCTCATGGATCTCGGCGTGTCCTCGATGCAGCTGGACGAGGCCGATCGCGGCTTCGCCTACTCCATCGACGCGCCCCTGGACATGCGGATGGACTCCAGCACCGGCCCCACCGCCGCCGACGTGCTCAATACCTACAGCCACGGTGAGCTGGCCCGGGTCCTGAAAACCTATGGCGAGGAACGGTTCGCGGGCAAGATCGCCTCCGAGATCCTGCGGCGGCGCCAGCGCACCCCGTTCACCACCAGTGCGCAACTGGTGGAGCTGCTCTACGACACCATCCCGGCCGCAGCCCGGCGCACCGGCGGGCATCCCGCCAAGCGCACCTTCCAGGCGTTGCGCGTCGAGGTCAACCGCGAGCTGGAATCCCTGGAGGCGGCGATGCCCGCCGCGCTGGACGCGCTGGCTCCGGGTGGCCGCATCGTGGTGATGAGCTATCAGTCGCTCGAGGACCGGGTGGTGAAGCTGGAACTGGCCAAGCGGTCGGCTTCGCGTACGCCGCTGGACCTGCCGGTCGAATTGCCCGGCATGGGACCGGAATTCAAGATTCTGACCCGCGGCGCGGAGAAGGCGACCGAGCAGGAGATCGAGGAGAATCCGCGAGCCGCTCCGGTGCGCATGCGGGCCGCGGAACGGATCGCAGGGGAGGATCGCGCATGAGTGGGCAGGCACGTAGGTGGGCGCGGCAGCGCCGAGTCGACGCGCGGTACCGGGCCGCGACCCGAGCGATCGGAGCCGCGCTATGACGATCAAGACGCAGGTGAGCCGGGGGGCCCGCCGGGTGCAGGCCGCCGAGCGGGTGAAATCGGGTGCGGCACAACGCGCCTACGCCCGCCGCCGCAATCGTGAGGGCGGATCCGACCTGCCGGGCATGCGCCGGGGCCGGCGCAGCGAGTCGATGCCGCGCGGCCGGATGTCCTTCGTGGCCACCATCATCGCGTTGCTGGGCTGCGGTCTGGCGCTGACGCTGCTGCTCACCACCCGCGCCACCGAGGACAGCTACCAGCTCGGTGATCAGCGCCGCGTCAACCAGAAGCTGTCCGACGAGCGTGACGCGTTGCAGCGCGAGGTGGCCGCGGCCGACTCGGCGCCCGAATTGGCCCAGCGCGCCGCCGAACTCGGCATGATCCCGGCCAAGGATCCGGCCCGGCTGCTGATCGCCCCCGACGGCCAGGTCACCGTGGTCGGCAACCCGCAGCCCGCGCAGGGCGCGCCCGCTCCGGCCTTGAACACCACGCCGCCCGCGGCCCCGCCCAAGCCGTCGCAGTCGCAGGGTGAGCGTGTGGTCCCGGTGCCCACCACGCCGGCCCCGGCGCCGTCCGCCACCGCGGCTCCGCCGACCACGTCCGCCACCGCGGCTCCGCCGACCACGTCCGCCGCGAATCCCGTTCCGGCGGCCCCGCTTCCGACGCCGCCGAACCCGGCCGTCCAGGCCAATGGAGCTCCTCGGTGATGATCGGGGCTGGTCGATGAGCCCTTCCCGCGCCGGGCGCGGGCGTGATTCCGGCCGGGCACGGGCGGCGGTCGCACGGGCGAAGTCGGGTGCGGGACGGGCGGGTTCGGGGCCGGGGCGGCAGTCCAGACCGCGGCCCGCTCCGGGACTGGATTCCGGGACGCGGTTCCGGTTCGGGGTGGGCCGGCTGGTGATGCTGGTGGCCCTGGCCGTGGCCGCCATCCAATTGCTGTGGGTGCAGAGCATTTCCGCGCCGAAGTTGTCGTCGGAGGCGGCCAGTCAGCGGACGGTGAAGCTGGCCGATCCCGCGACCCGGGGCCCGATCACCGATCGCTACGGGAAGTCGCTGGCGTTCACGATCGCGGCGAAGGCGTTGACCTTTCAGCCGGTGCGGGTCCG from Nocardia tengchongensis includes:
- a CDS encoding DUF3040 domain-containing protein gives rise to the protein MPLSEHEQRMLEQIESALYAEDPKFASTVRGGRLRSATGRRRLQAAALFALGLFLLVAGIAAPFKPGGFPIISLVGFIVMFGAGVLLLIGGPRMGGSSGHAPDAHPSAGGASGAGRGKPRKQGGFSARMEDRFRKRFEQDS
- a CDS encoding N-acetyltransferase, translated to MTAVTPKPTPAPVVVDMSAATLRHRLHDALAVYVAAMDYPRGTEHQRAPMWTEHTTRPGWQAVAAVLPDDDGRLDLRTAPIVAIAYGYHGAPHQWWHQQVYSGMRRTGWPEQGARELLSDYFELTELHVHPAAQGRGLGEILLTRLLQNRPERTVLLSTPEVDRESNRAWRLYRRQGFGDVVRHFIFSGDTRRFAVLGRRLPL
- the rsmH gene encoding 16S rRNA (cytosine(1402)-N(4))-methyltransferase RsmH codes for the protein MHQSSDGPRHVPVLLHRADEILGPALHSEGAVYLDCTLGLGGHAEYFLQTYPNIRLVGLDRDTAALKLAGERLAPFRDRITLVHTRYDGIPNALEQAGLPEKGSVSAILMDLGVSSMQLDEADRGFAYSIDAPLDMRMDSSTGPTAADVLNTYSHGELARVLKTYGEERFAGKIASEILRRRQRTPFTTSAQLVELLYDTIPAAARRTGGHPAKRTFQALRVEVNRELESLEAAMPAALDALAPGGRIVVMSYQSLEDRVVKLELAKRSASRTPLDLPVELPGMGPEFKILTRGAEKATEQEIEENPRAAPVRMRAAERIAGEDRA
- the mraZ gene encoding division/cell wall cluster transcriptional repressor MraZ; this encodes MFLGTYTPRLDDKGRLTLPAKFRDELAGGLMVTKGQDHSLAVYPKDEFTALARRAAAASRSNPQARAFVRALAASSDEQRPDAQGRIMLSAEHRRYANLSKDCVVIGSVDFLEIWDKTAWDSYLAEHEEDYSQARDESLGEIF
- a CDS encoding SAV_6107 family HEPN domain-containing protein, with the translated sequence MTGKIERPGQPGRAGDLLGKAGGLLAEARGESDPVERFRIAYLAALRGAGAVLALTGADRAPRARSRNAWVLMQRAAPEFVMWSDYFTGQSETRAALEAGLPGPSTITARTSSLRG